The Endozoicomonas montiporae CL-33 genome contains a region encoding:
- a CDS encoding phage baseplate assembly protein V, with translation MNKSFDVVELARQLANVVRPGIVVEVDHRQAKVRVQTGKLKTQWLPWLTLRAGNNRNWQPLEVGEQVILLCPCGDPAQAWVLGSGYQENLPALSSDPDKEIYRFSDGAHFEYDRKNHHLKVQLPSGSTTELVSTGGIDFTGDLTVNGNITATQDITDHTRSMQADRDIYNSHKHSGVASGPANTGTTGQQQ, from the coding sequence ATGAACAAATCGTTTGATGTGGTTGAGCTGGCACGGCAGTTAGCCAACGTCGTACGCCCCGGCATTGTGGTTGAAGTGGATCACCGGCAGGCAAAAGTGCGGGTACAAACTGGCAAGCTAAAAACCCAGTGGCTACCGTGGCTTACTTTGCGGGCAGGCAATAACCGCAACTGGCAACCATTGGAAGTGGGCGAACAGGTTATTTTGCTGTGCCCCTGTGGCGATCCGGCGCAGGCGTGGGTGTTGGGTAGTGGTTATCAGGAAAACCTACCGGCATTGTCCAGCGATCCTGATAAAGAGATATACCGCTTCTCCGATGGCGCACACTTTGAGTACGACCGTAAAAACCATCATTTGAAAGTGCAGCTCCCGTCCGGATCCACCACTGAACTAGTCAGTACTGGCGGCATCGACTTTACCGGTGATCTGACCGTGAACGGCAACATCACTGCCACCCAAGACATCACCGACCACACCCGCAGCATGCAGGCTGATCGCGATATCTATAACAGCCATAAACATTCCGGCGTGGCATCCGGTCCTGCCAACACGGGCACTACAGGCCAGCAGCAATAA
- a CDS encoding HK97-gp10 family putative phage morphogenesis protein → METYLDINNEAGHKLAQLEQRLAGKVLQKALVDLAKPLKAEMKEEAPKRSGALRRSIGHKSRLDRRNKTARIRIGLTYKKANRKGYVAGMMQERGTRFTQAQPFINPVAEQHLPTLEKDLADFILAQFDNL, encoded by the coding sequence ATGGAAACGTATCTCGACATTAATAACGAAGCTGGCCATAAGCTGGCGCAGCTTGAGCAACGTCTGGCAGGAAAGGTGCTTCAGAAAGCACTGGTAGATTTAGCCAAACCACTTAAAGCGGAAATGAAAGAGGAAGCGCCGAAGCGTTCCGGAGCTCTGCGTCGATCCATCGGCCACAAGTCCAGACTGGACAGAAGGAACAAAACTGCCCGGATTCGCATCGGCCTGACCTATAAAAAGGCAAACCGAAAAGGCTATGTCGCAGGCATGATGCAGGAACGAGGCACCCGCTTTACTCAGGCGCAGCCGTTTATCAATCCCGTGGCAGAACAGCACCTACCGACGCTGGAAAAAGACCTTGCCGATTTCATACTGGCACAATTCGACAACCTCTAA
- a CDS encoding phage head closure protein: protein MNPGRLRHRITLQRFTKARNDFGEVIEEWEELGKCWAEVKPVNGKETFVAQQFVAQSTHEVWMRFRKDIKASDRVIDHHGNVLEIKTPIDIGGRGRQLKLLCRQVGF from the coding sequence ATGAACCCCGGACGACTCCGCCACCGCATCACCCTGCAACGGTTCACCAAAGCTCGTAACGATTTCGGTGAAGTGATTGAAGAGTGGGAAGAGCTGGGCAAGTGCTGGGCAGAGGTAAAGCCAGTTAACGGAAAAGAAACCTTTGTGGCTCAACAGTTCGTTGCTCAATCAACACACGAAGTCTGGATGCGTTTTCGCAAGGATATAAAAGCCAGTGACCGGGTGATCGACCATCATGGCAATGTGCTGGAAATAAAAACGCCTATTGATATAGGTGGGCGTGGTCGCCAGCTGAAACTGTTGTGTCGGCAGGTGGGTTTCTGA
- a CDS encoding head-tail connector protein produces the protein MQFLTLDQIKQQLRIELDNTDEDSYLELIGSAAESAVESYLNRSLYADEVPDDDSTGLVIKNHIQMAMLLIVTDFHENRCDTAEQTERTVPPLAERLLSAHRIINL, from the coding sequence ATGCAATTCCTGACCCTCGACCAGATCAAGCAACAGCTACGTATTGAGCTGGATAACACCGACGAAGACAGTTATCTGGAACTGATCGGCAGTGCTGCTGAATCTGCGGTTGAAAGTTATCTGAACCGCAGCCTTTACGCTGATGAAGTGCCGGACGATGACAGCACCGGGTTAGTCATAAAAAACCACATTCAGATGGCAATGTTGCTGATCGTGACCGATTTTCACGAAAACCGGTGCGACACAGCAGAACAAACAGAACGAACCGTTCCTCCACTGGCTGAACGCTTACTGTCAGCCCACCGGATTATCAATCTATGA
- a CDS encoding phage major capsid protein, which yields MAIDKKDIENVASELKASFDEFKEKNDKRLEAVEQEKGKLSEQVDTLNGKLSELDELKSGLEEELKELKRPGVTGKNERKEAKEHKEAFDRFVRSGDDSGLKDLEQKALNTGTDEDGGYAVPEELDRNLLDLQRDSVVMRQEANIVTVGGSEYKKLVNLHGAGSGWVGEEDARPETNTPKLTQIAPKMGEIYGNPQATQKMLDDAFFNVEQWLSSELQLEFSEQEEIAFTKGDGTNKPKGFMAYAMDENADAARAFGTLQYIRSGDAVKITPDALLQLIYSLRKVHRMGAKFMMNNSSLFDVRILKDSEGNYLWRPGLDAGQPSTLLGYAIAENEQMPDVAADALPIAFGNFMRGYTIVDRMGTRVLRDPYTNKPFVGFYTTKRTGGMLTDSDAIKLLKVQASA from the coding sequence ATGGCTATCGACAAAAAAGACATTGAAAACGTCGCGTCTGAACTCAAGGCGTCGTTCGATGAATTCAAGGAAAAAAACGACAAACGCCTTGAAGCGGTAGAGCAGGAAAAAGGCAAACTCTCTGAACAGGTCGACACCCTGAACGGTAAGTTGTCTGAACTGGACGAACTCAAGAGCGGTCTGGAGGAAGAGCTGAAAGAGCTGAAGCGTCCCGGCGTTACTGGCAAAAACGAACGCAAAGAAGCCAAAGAGCACAAAGAAGCCTTTGACCGCTTTGTTCGTAGTGGTGACGACAGTGGCCTGAAGGATCTGGAACAGAAAGCTCTGAATACTGGTACCGACGAAGACGGTGGTTACGCTGTACCGGAAGAGCTTGATCGCAACCTTCTGGACCTGCAGCGTGACTCTGTGGTCATGCGACAGGAAGCCAACATCGTTACCGTTGGCGGCAGTGAATATAAAAAGCTGGTCAACCTGCATGGTGCCGGTTCTGGCTGGGTAGGTGAAGAAGACGCACGGCCTGAGACCAATACACCCAAGCTGACCCAGATCGCTCCTAAAATGGGTGAAATCTACGGTAACCCTCAGGCTACCCAGAAGATGCTGGATGATGCCTTCTTCAATGTAGAGCAATGGCTCAGCAGTGAACTGCAGCTAGAGTTCTCCGAACAGGAAGAAATCGCCTTCACCAAAGGCGATGGCACCAACAAGCCTAAAGGCTTTATGGCCTATGCCATGGATGAAAATGCCGATGCTGCCCGTGCGTTCGGAACCCTTCAGTACATCCGTTCCGGGGATGCCGTGAAGATCACGCCGGATGCCCTGCTCCAGCTGATCTACAGCCTGCGCAAGGTTCACCGTATGGGTGCGAAGTTCATGATGAACAACAGTTCGTTGTTTGATGTGCGCATCCTGAAGGACTCTGAAGGCAACTATTTATGGCGTCCGGGTCTCGATGCCGGTCAACCTTCCACTCTGCTGGGTTATGCCATTGCAGAAAATGAACAGATGCCTGATGTGGCGGCTGATGCTCTGCCTATTGCCTTCGGTAACTTCATGCGTGGCTATACGATTGTTGACCGCATGGGTACCCGAGTACTGCGTGACCCCTACACTAACAAGCCGTTTGTCGGGTTCTACACCACCAAACGCACTGGCGGCATGCTGACCGACTCTGACGCCATCAAGCTGTTGAAGGTTCAGGCCAGCGCCTGA
- a CDS encoding HK97 family phage prohead protease: MTMLTKQRLDAPLKIKSVSESGEFSGYGSVFGVKDSYSDIVVPGAFDASLKQWQEKDQMPAMLWQHRMDEPIGVYTKMEEDDEGLYVEGRLLIDVDPLAKRAHGHMKAGSLSGLSIGYSLKEYDYDKEKGAWMLKEIDLWEVSLVTFPANDEARISDVKTALSKGEDVSPKHLERVLRDVGLSRSQAKAFMSEGFSALKQRDADDEAVIETLKSIKTIWS, from the coding sequence ATGACGATGCTGACGAAACAACGGCTTGACGCACCACTGAAAATCAAGTCGGTCAGCGAATCCGGCGAATTCAGTGGTTATGGCTCTGTCTTCGGAGTGAAAGACAGTTATTCCGATATTGTCGTTCCCGGTGCCTTTGATGCCTCCCTGAAGCAGTGGCAGGAAAAAGACCAGATGCCTGCCATGTTGTGGCAGCACCGCATGGATGAACCCATTGGTGTCTACACCAAAATGGAAGAAGACGACGAAGGGCTGTACGTAGAAGGTCGTCTTCTGATTGACGTCGATCCACTGGCAAAACGGGCGCACGGCCACATGAAAGCCGGTTCACTGTCCGGCCTGTCCATTGGCTACAGCCTGAAAGAGTACGACTACGACAAGGAAAAAGGCGCGTGGATGCTGAAGGAAATCGACTTATGGGAAGTCTCCCTTGTTACCTTCCCCGCCAACGACGAAGCCCGTATATCCGACGTCAAAACCGCACTAAGTAAGGGTGAAGATGTTTCACCCAAACACCTTGAGAGAGTCCTGCGCGACGTAGGTCTGTCACGCTCTCAGGCAAAAGCTTTTATGTCTGAGGGATTTTCCGCCCTGAAACAGCGAGACGCTGACGACGAAGCGGTCATAGAAACACTGAAGTCAATAAAAACCATTTGGAGCTGA
- a CDS encoding phage portal protein, whose amino-acid sequence MGIFSKLFSRKSAEEAVTPKELAEMLGGWSIDGYSGRTITRQHALQLTAVFGCIRVLSESVGMLPCHLFEQKGDRKEKAVNHSLYKLLSVKPNDYMTPQEFWELLVACLCLKGNFYGYKVRTMGKVSEILPFDPDCVEPKLDSNHKPVYKVTFKDGSQDVLTQDQIWHVRILTLDGLTGLSPISFARQAISLGLDTEQFGAQLFKNGAVGSGALETDDQLSDEAYKRLKEDFEARHQGMENMHKPFILEKGLKWNQITMKAEDTQFLETRKFQKDEICAIFRVPPHMIANLEKATFSNIEHQAQSFVNYSLMPYLTRIEQRINIGLLNDKDQGRFYAKFNAGALLRGDMKSRFEAYASGIQWSIYSPNDCRELEDLNPREGGDIYLTPMNMTTNPENTENNNDDADETTA is encoded by the coding sequence ATGGGAATTTTTTCAAAACTATTCAGCCGCAAAAGTGCTGAAGAAGCTGTCACACCCAAGGAACTGGCAGAGATGTTAGGCGGCTGGTCAATTGATGGTTACAGTGGCCGCACAATCACCCGGCAACATGCCCTGCAGCTGACGGCCGTGTTTGGCTGCATTCGGGTTTTGTCTGAATCCGTTGGCATGTTGCCTTGCCATCTGTTCGAACAGAAAGGCGACAGAAAAGAAAAGGCTGTCAATCATTCCCTTTATAAACTCCTGTCAGTCAAACCAAACGACTACATGACACCACAGGAGTTCTGGGAGCTGCTCGTTGCCTGTCTTTGCCTGAAAGGCAACTTCTACGGTTACAAAGTAAGAACCATGGGCAAGGTCAGTGAAATCCTGCCGTTCGATCCAGACTGCGTAGAACCCAAACTCGACAGCAATCACAAGCCTGTTTACAAAGTCACCTTTAAAGATGGCTCACAGGATGTTCTGACACAGGATCAAATCTGGCATGTTCGCATCCTCACTCTTGACGGCCTGACCGGGTTAAGCCCTATTTCCTTCGCACGTCAGGCTATTAGCCTTGGTTTAGATACCGAGCAGTTTGGCGCACAACTCTTTAAAAACGGTGCGGTAGGTTCCGGCGCTCTGGAAACCGATGACCAGTTAAGTGATGAAGCTTATAAACGACTGAAAGAAGATTTTGAGGCGCGGCACCAGGGCATGGAAAACATGCACAAGCCATTCATTCTGGAAAAGGGTCTGAAGTGGAACCAGATCACCATGAAGGCGGAAGACACCCAGTTTCTGGAAACCCGTAAATTCCAGAAAGATGAAATCTGCGCCATCTTCCGTGTGCCACCCCACATGATAGCCAACCTGGAAAAGGCGACGTTCAGCAATATCGAACACCAGGCACAAAGCTTTGTGAACTACAGCCTGATGCCTTACCTGACTCGAATTGAACAGCGCATCAACATTGGCCTGCTAAACGACAAAGACCAAGGCAGGTTTTACGCCAAGTTCAACGCGGGCGCATTGTTGCGCGGTGACATGAAGAGCCGGTTTGAAGCCTACGCCAGTGGAATCCAGTGGAGTATTTACAGCCCGAACGATTGCCGGGAACTGGAAGATCTTAACCCCAGAGAAGGCGGTGACATTTACCTGACCCCCATGAACATGACCACGAATCCAGAAAACACGGAGAATAACAATGACGATGCTGACGAAACAACGGCTTGA